From the Fulvia fulva chromosome 2, complete sequence genome, one window contains:
- a CDS encoding Putative sulfate transporter, translating into MASQPNSGSTSPRSPTSPSSASGSTPQSRPGHQHRPSHPSNLRQSHMPPPSPDDRRSQYLQDDGIHPQDHAPANANTDATQQPGTIDEPSEDELNDRTALLKQSRQSPIDGAFSPRPRWKPGYGSFSSVQTANTDAGSFEQSKSWFNRPSLGGRQPTGINQDGIIPGYLPDAVTDGVLGRPKKTSTTHWLASRAGIKHERLMYIYYYFPIANWLPQYRWKFLQGDFLAALTMASFYIPMALSYAANLSHMPPINGLYAFVFNPLIYALLGTCPQMIVGPEAAGSLLVGSVVSEAIKAGHFGENDGMKAGQVGGMVTGLAGAVILIAGILRLGFLDSVLSRPFLRGFISSIGLVIFINQLVPEMGLDKQAARSERAHGSPLDSIMFLFDYGHEAHKLTCAVSFGAVGVILVLRELKRRLQPLRGWGWVVFFPDRFIIVVLSALCAWWFDWEGQGLDIINDIRPPQGVKLFEPHFPFDKQNFKHVSDAFETAFIVALLGFFESCVAAKSLGSGNAKVEKVQKTNKDGTVEEVEEADGIRGMTVSSNRELVALGVANVVGGAFMAIPAFGGYGRSKVNSSTGGKTPMSSILLSLFTLICTLALLPYFYYIPKGVLSAMITVVSISLLEEAPHDIKFFWKVGGYVELFLMLLVFLTTFFWSLRGGIIVGIVFSLIRLLKHSTRPRIQILGRIPGTQDFDNAEVLAQEDSVELVPHCLIVKIPEPLTFANTGNLKNRLKRLEDHGTSYAHPALPKIRGGQHNQNVIFDIHGVTGMDYAASQVLCEIVSDYIDRGTTVFFCRLSSRKGKLWQLFQDSGIVELCGGEKHFLKSVDAALKATEKTSTFFEVAQDTDPEQCASEGNSSRTVTMMQEGYDFDPDNPLPHRRKSRTQSRPAALDFESTVETSCVLDIGRMASPRRISIIGAGIAGLVLGRCLLQRGVRAVLFEKSRPSSNRNSYGITLHASSYRPLLQLLNLEENNFRSKVVVDAAVNGSGKADASSDPGTTLRVNRTRFETLLAEGLDIRSEHELKDLDSTSGIKLSFVNGASHEAQALVGADGPHSIVRQTISPKTDFKILPFAVYNGKRRVSSEDFKQQIKPYLGDATVVQQKLSDTIFQISIGDVDKDEVSISYIYSRPGREANDELYRPDGSKSAAKEIPDALFQEVNSIRHELQDPFKFVFDPATMKKDRMLNWLMRTLQVERSVLDQASHSGIVLLGDAVHAEPILGGYGANDAIEDGMRLAELLVEEEGRHLGAFYEQKFEAWEKGVWQSETRIHEMHEVSKANL; encoded by the exons ATGGCTTCACAGCCCAACAGCGGCTCTACATCACCGCGAAGTCCCACGAGTCCGTCGAGTGCTTCAGGTAGCACGCCGCAGTCACGTCCCGGTCATCAACACCGCCCGTCACACCCTTCCAACCTGAGGCAGTCCCATATGCCGCCTCCTTCGCCGGACGACCGCCGATCTCAGTACTTGCAGGACGACGGCATACATCCTCAGGATCATGCGCCCGCGAATGCAAACACAGACGCGACTCAGCAACCGGGAACGATCGACGAGCCCAGTGAGGACGAGTTGAACGATCGCACGGCCTTGTTGAAGCAGTCGAGACAGAGCCCCATAGATGGCGCCTTTTCTCCCCGACCGAGGTGGAAGCCAGGCTATGGCAGCTTCTCGAGTGTGCAGACCGCGAATACAGACGCCGGCAGTTTCGAGCAGAGCAAAAGCTGGTTCAACAGGCCAAGTCTTGGTGGTCGGCAGCCCACTGGTATAAATCAAGATGGCATCATACCAGGCTATCTGCCCGATGCTGTGACAGACGGTGTGCTTGGCCGTCCTAAGAAGACGAGCACAACACACTGGCTGGCATCTCGGGCAGGCATCAAACATGAACGACTGAT GTACATCTACTACTATTTTCCAATCGCGAATTGGCTGCCGCAATACCGCTGGAAGTTCTTACAAGGAGATTTCCTCGCTGCACTGACCATGGCCAGCTTCTACATTCCAATGGCATTATCTTATGCCGCGAATTTGTCGCACATGCCGCCTATCAACGGACTCTATGCTTTCGTCTTCAATCCGCTCATATACGCGCTGCTCGGTACATGCCCGCAGATGATAGTCGGACCAGAAGCTGCAGGTTCGTTGTTGGTTGGAAGCGTGGTAAGTGAAGCCATCAAGGCAGGTCACTTTGGGGAGAATGATGGTATGAAGGCTGGTCAAGTCGGTGGTATGGTCACTGGATTGGCAGGAGCTGTCATCCTGATCGCTGGCATTCTGCGACTTGGGTTTCTGGACAGCGTGCTCTCCCGACCCTTCCTTCGCGGCTTCATCAGCTCGATTGGTCTGGTCATCTTTATCAACCAGCTCGTTCCTGAGATGGGCTTGGACAAACAAGCTGCACGTTCGGAGAGAGCACATGGGTCTCCGCTGGACTCGATCATGTTTCTTTTCGATTACGGACATGAAGCTCACAAGCTTACCTGCGCTGTCAGCTTCGGCGCAGTAGGTGTGATTCTGGTACTGCGGGAGTTGAAGCGGCGGCTGCAACCACTCAGAGGCTGGGGCTGGGTCGTCTTCTTCCCAGATCGCTTCATCATCGTTGTGCTCTCTGCACTATGCGCGTGGTGGTTCGACTGGGAAGGGCAGGGTCTGGACATCATCAACGACATTCGACCACCTCAGGGAGTCAAGCTCTTCGAACCACACTTTCCGTTCGACAAGCAGAACTTCAAACATGTTAGCGACGCTTTTGAAACTGCTTTCATCGTTGCACTTCTCGGCTTTTTCGAGAGCTGCGTGGCTGCGAAGAGCCTAGGATCTGGAAATGCCAAGGTCGAGAAAGTCCAGAAGACGAACAAAGACGGCACTGTTGAAGAGGTAGAGGAGGCAGACGGAATCCGCGGGATGACGGTCTCTTCTAATCGAGAACTGGTCGCGCTTGGCGTTGCAAATGTGGTTGGGGGCGCCTTCATGGCAATCCCAGCCTTTGGTGGCTATGGGAGAAGCAAGGTCAACTCGAGCACCGGTGGTAAGACGCCGATGAGCAGCATCCTGCTATCGCTGTTCACGCTCATCTGCACTCTTGCGTTGCTGCCATACTTCTACTACATCCCG AAAGGAGTGCTATCCGCCATGATCACCGTGGTCTCGATCAGTCTACTGGAGGAAGCACCCCACGATATCAAGTTTTTCTGGAAAGTCGGCGGCTACGTGGAATTGTTCTTGATGCTGCTAGTCTTCCTCACCACTTTCTTCTGGTCGCTGAGAGGTGGCATCATCGTCGGCATCGTCTTTTCCCTCATCCGACTACTGAAGCACAGCACACGACCACGCATTCAGATCCTGGGGCGAATTCCAGGCACCCAGGACTTCGACAATGCGGAGGTACTGGCCCAAGAAGACAGCGTAGAGTTGGTCCCTCACTGCCTGATTGTCAAAATTCCAGAACCCCTCACCTTCGCCAATACGGGCAACCTCAAGAACAGGCTCAAGCGTCTGGAGGACCATGGAACAAGCTACGCACATCCTGCACTACCCAAGATCCGCGGAGGCCAACACAACCAGAATGTCATCTTTGACATCCATGGCGTCACCGGCATGGACTACGCTGCTTCACAGGTACTTTGCGAGATAGTCAGCGACTACATAGATCGAGGCACGACGGTCTTCTTCTGTCGTCTCTCATCACGCAAGGGAAAACTATGGCAGCTCTTCCAAGACTCCGGAATTGTGGAGCTGTGCGGTGGAGAGAAGCACTTTCTGAAAAGCGTTGATGCCGCACTCAAGGCGACAGAAAAGACAAGCACCTTCTTCGAAGTTGCTCAGGATACAGATCCGGAGCAGTGCGCAAGTGAAGGGAATAGCAGTCGGACGGTCACGATGATGCAGGAAGGCTATGATTTTGATCCCGACAATCCGCTGCCCCATCGGAGGAAGAGCAGGACGCAAAGTCGGCCGGCGGCTCTCGATTTTGAGAGCA CAGTTGAAACTTCCTGCGTTCTGGACATTGGCAGAATGGCATCCCCACGACGCATCAGTATCATAGGTGCTGGTATTGCGGGTCTTGTCCTTGGTCGATGTTTGCTGCAGCGAGGAGTGCGGGCAGTGTTGTTCGAAAAGAGTAGACCGTCGTCGAACCGGAACAGCTACGGTATCACATTGCATGCCAGCTCATACCGCCCTCTACTGCAGCTCCTGAACCTCGAAGAGAATAATTTTCGAAGCAAAGTGGTGGTCGACGCCGCTGTGAACGGCTCAGGAAAGGCCGACGCCAGCAGCGATCCTGGAACGACTCTTCGAGTCAATCGAACCCGTTTCGAGACCCTCCTCGCTGAAGGTCTGGACATCCGATCAGAACACGAACTGAAAGACCTTGATAGCACATCTGGGATCAAGTTGAGCTTCGTCAACGGAGCCAGTCATGAAGCTCAAGCCCTTGTCGGAGCAGATGGACCACACTCAATCGTTCGACAAACGATATCACCAAAGACTGATTTCAAGATCTTGCCCTTCGCTGTCTATAATGGCAAACGTCGCGTGAGCTCGGAAGATTTCAAGCAGCAGATCAAACCGTACCTTGGAGATGCTACAGTCGTTCAGCAGAAGCTCAGCGATACCATCTTTCAAATCTCCATTGGCGACGTTGACAAGGACGAAGTTAGCATCAGCTATATTTACTCCCGGCCTGGAAGGGAGGCGAACGACGAACTATACCGACCAGATGGATCGAAGTCAGCAGCAAAGGAGATTCCAGACGCCCTCTTCCAGGAGGTGAACAGTATTCGACACGAACTACAAGACCCCTTCAAGTTCGTCTTCGACCCCGCGACGATGAAGAAAGATCGCATGTTGAACTGGCTGATGCGGACGCTGCAAGTTGAGAGAAGTGTTCTAGACCAGGCTAGCCATTCAGGGATCGTTCTGCTGGGGGATGCAGTCCATGCGGAACCAATCCTGGGCGGCTATGGTGCGAATGATGCGATTGAGGACGGCATGAGACTCGCTGAGCTGTTAGTGGAAGAGGAGGGGAGGCACCTGGGGGCGTTCTATGAGCAGAAATTTGAGGCTTGGGAGAAGGGTGTATGGCAGAGTGAAACGCGCATTCATGAGATGCATGAGGTGTCGAAGGCGAATCTTTAG